The window GACCGTTTTTGATATTTCTGGAGGACGTCGGTCCTTCATTGAAGCAGAAGAGGCTAGAGAACTATTGAAACCATTAAAGGAGCCTGGAAACAAATTTACAAAGATATGCTTTAGCAATAGAAGTTTTGGGTTACCTGCAGCCCATGTGGCTGCTTCCATTTTATCGTCTATTAAGGATCAACTAACTGGAGTTGACCTTTCGGATATTGTTTCAAGAAGGCCCGCGCCTGAAGCTGTTGAAGTTATGAGGATGTTTTCATCAGCAATTGAAGGTTCTAATCTGAGTTATTTGAACCTTTCTAATAATCATTTGGGTGAACAGGGGGTTCGAGCATTTGGGGATCTTTTGAAGTCTCAAAATAATCTTGTTGAACTGTATTTGATGAATGCTAGTCTCTCAAAAGAAGCAGCAAAGGCGGTTTGTGAGTTAATTCCTTCTACCAAAAAACTCAAGATTCTTCATATTCATCATAACATGACTGGAGACGAAGGTGCAATCTCCATTTCTCAACTCGTGAAAGAATCTCCAAACCTAGAGGATTTCAGGTATAAAgtggcaaaatggatgggttgTGCAGGTTTTGTAATGAGTCAAACTGGTTTGGGCCTAAATGGTAATATTAGGGTAGGTCCATCCAGCAGGGGTGTGTACAATAATTGGTTTGGGTTCACAAAACCAAAGAATCAAACAGGTCAGGGATATATTTGGTTCTGTTCTTGGTTCTAGAGTTATAAAAACCCAATTCTTGCATCAGGGTGTTTTGAAATGCTTACCAAGGCAGAACCAAAGTAGTTTTactagaaatttaaaataaaaaacttcaaaatcgTTATGAGATTAAGGTCTAGCGATATACATTTTGGATGATGTTCAACATAGTTAACATGCTCTGGCCATTATGATTCGCGTAAGATACAACACAACCCAAATCCACCTATTTGTAAATAAACGAGTTGAAATATCTTTTCAGGTGTTCCTCCACAAGGGTCGGCTCCAGAGGGGGGGTTGCTCTAGCTGAAGCACTTGATACATGTACCGTCTTAAGGAAACTTGACTTACGTGACAACATATTTGGACCGGAACCTGGGGTTACATTGAGTCAGGCGCTATCAATTCATATTAACATTACAGAACTTTACCTCAGTTACTTGAATCTGGAAAATGAAGGGACCATATCCATTGCAAATGCTCTAAAAAGTTCGGATTCTATCCTTGAAATCCTAGAGATGGCCGGAAACAATATCACTTATGAAGCAGCTAATGCATTAGCTGATTGTATAACTGCAAAGAAAAGTTCCTTGAACAAAATAAACTTATCTGAAAATGAACTACGGGATGAAGGTGCTATAGTGATCGGTAAGGCACTTGTAGCAGAGTTTGGACGATTGAGCATTGTCGATTTGAGCACAAATGGGATCAGAAGAGATGGAGCCACGGCATTGGCTAAAGCTGTTGTGGGTAAATCCGGATTTAGGTTGCTAAACATTAATGGTAACTTTCTTTCGCATCAAGGGATTGAAGATATGAAAGcgattttcaaaaactctccCCGTATGCTTGGACCGCTTGATGAGAATGATCCTCAAGATACTTAAACTAGATATGCAACAAAATTTAATAAACTTGAATTGAAGCTCAAGGACCTCGA is drawn from Erigeron canadensis isolate Cc75 chromosome 9, C_canadensis_v1, whole genome shotgun sequence and contains these coding sequences:
- the LOC122583832 gene encoding RAN GTPase-activating protein 2-like, coding for MESTHGYMRSIKLWPPSHNTRLVLVERIVKNLTTPSILSRKYGLLSKEEAEEDAKEIESAAFVAASQQFEKEPESDGTSAVQVYAKESSKLMVEVVKRGSRPKEDQDVIPELTTPDQETVFDISGGRRSFIEAEEARELLKPLKEPGNKFTKICFSNRSFGLPAAHVAASILSSIKDQLTGVDLSDIVSRRPAPEAVEVMRMFSSAIEGSNLSYLNLSNNHLGEQGVRAFGDLLKSQNNLVELYLMNASLSKEAAKAVCELIPSTKKLKILHIHHNMTGDEGAISISQLVKESPNLEDFRCSSTRVGSRGGVALAEALDTCTVLRKLDLRDNIFGPEPGVTLSQALSIHINITELYLSYLNLENEGTISIANALKSSDSILEILEMAGNNITYEAANALADCITAKKSSLNKINLSENELRDEGAIVIGKALVAEFGRLSIVDLSTNGIRRDGATALAKAVVGKSGFRLLNINGNFLSHQGIEDMKAIFKNSPRMLGPLDENDPQDT